A genomic segment from Carassius auratus strain Wakin unplaced genomic scaffold, ASM336829v1 scaf_tig00044525, whole genome shotgun sequence encodes:
- the LOC113087087 gene encoding myeloid-derived growth factor-like, with protein sequence MTKLNTYEHTAVPSYEEHTGRVSTGVFSFTKSAQTSYLESIIASKDLLNSCVKLLLLSVVLCAARASADKTKTLDFDVKPGGVVQTFSAKLKKYKCTFTYACQGGTNEQWQMSVGLSDDDQMFSCSVWRPQGKSYLFFTQFKAELKGAKIEYATAYSQTAVGGQRDVALKEEEYNVSESSVTHREGKFHSELSKLTVIGRTRHDEL encoded by the exons ATgacg AAGCTTAACACCTATGAACACACAGCTGTTCCATCCTATGAAGAACACACAGGAAGAGTCAGTACTGGGGTCTTTTCATTCACAAAATCAGCACAGACCTCTTATCTAGAAAGCATCATAGCAAGTAAGGATCTCTTAAACTCGTGTGTAAAGCTCCTGCTGCTGTCGGTGGTGTTGTGCGCGGCACGCGCCTCTGCTGACAAGACCAAAACCCTCGACTTCGATGTCAAACCTGGAGGAGTTGTGCAGACTTTCTCTGCTAAACTT AAAAAGTATAAATGTACCTTCACGTATGCTTGTCAAGGAGGAACCAACGAG CAATGGCAAATGAGCGTTGGATTGAGTGACGATGACCAGATGTTTTCCTGTTCAGTCTGGAG GCCCCAAGGGAAGTCATACTTGTTTTTTACCCAGTTCAAAGCTGAGCTAAAAGGAGCCAAGATTGAGTATGCCACTGCATAT tcCCAGACGGCCGTGGGTGGACAGAGGGATGTTGCTTTGAAGGAAGAAGAGTACAATGTGTCCGAGTCTTCAG TGACCCACAGAGAAGGGAAATTCCATTCTGAGCTTTCCAAGCTCACTGTCATTGGTCGGACACGGCATGATGAACTCTGA
- the LOC113087085 gene encoding protein-lysine 6-oxidase-like isoform X2: MTGDEPVNPQINSFHYNLLPHGRVDRSPQRETGHGTSYFHNGLPDLIPDPYYIQAASYIQRVQMYTLRCAAEENCLSSSAYSSRVRDLDYRVLLRFPQRVKNQGTADFLPVKAHHQWEWHSCHQHYHSMDAFSNYDLLDASTGRTVAEGHKASFCLEDTSCDPGVRRRYACTAHTQGLGPGCYDTYHANIDCQWIDITDVSPGDYILKVTVNPGFQVQESDFSNNVVRCDIRYTGSYVQAYNCRITGF, encoded by the exons GAACCAGTGAATCCTCAAATAAACTCTTTTCACTATAACCTGCTCCCGCATGGACGTGTCGATCGATCTCCTCAGAGAGAAACGGGTCATGGTACAAGCTATTTTCATAACG GTCTGCCTGATCTCATTCCCGATCCATACTATATCCAAGCAGCATCTTATATCCAGAGAGTTCAGATGTACACATTAAGATGTGCTGCCGAAGAGAACTGCCTCTCCAG TTCGGCGTACAGCTCAAGAGTGAGGGACCTTGATTACAGAGTGCTTCTCAGATTTCCTCAAAGGGTCAAAAATCAAGGCACAGCAGACTTTCTCCCGGTGAAAGCACATCATCAGTGGGAATGGCACAGCTGCCATCA ACATTATCACAGCATGGATGCCTTCAGCAATTACGACCTCCTGGACGCCTCCACGGGCAGAACGGTGGCCGAGGGACATAAAGCCAGTTTCTGTCTGGAGGACACCAGCTGTGATCCAGGTGTGAGGAGAAGATACGCCTGCACAGCTCACACACAG GGATTGGGCCCAGGCTGCTATGACACCTACCATGCCAACATCGACTGTCAGTGGATTGATATTACAGATGTTTCTCCTGGAGATTATATTCTAAAG GTAACCGTGAACCCAGGTTTCCAGGTGCAGGAGTCTGATTTCTCCAATAATGTTGTTAGATGTGACATCAGATACACTGGGTCGTATGTCCAAGCATATAACTGCAGAATCACAGg ATTCTGA